TCCGTCCCTGCACTGCTGGGCGACGCGGGCGTCACGACTCACCTGGCGACCGACCACATGCACTACTGGGAGGACGGCGGCGCCACGTACCACACGCGGTACGGCACGTGCTCGCTGATCCGTGGCCAGCAGGGCGACCCGTGGAAGGGCCGCGTCGCGGACCCTCCCGTTCCCGACAGCCTGCGGGTCAACCGAAGCGGCACCTGGCGACAGGACCGCGTCAACCGCCTGTACCTGAACGGGGTGCCGGACCATCCCCAGACCCGCACCTTCGACGCCGGCCTGGAGTTCGTCCGCGACAACGCCAGCGAGCAGGACTGGTTCGTGCAGATCGAGACGTTCGACCCGCACGAGCCGTTCTTCAGCGATCCCTCCTTCCTGGCGATGTACGGCGGAAACGACACATCCGTGCCCGAGTACGACTGGCCCGACTACGCGCAGGTCACCGAGAGTGAGGACGTGCAGGCAAACGTCCGGCGACACTACGCGGCGCTCGTCTCCATGTGCGACGCCTCCCTGGGGCGAGTGCTGGACGCGATGGACGAGCTCGAGCTGTGGGACGACACGCTGCTCGTCGTCTGTACCGATCACGGGTTCCTGCTGGGTGAGCAGGGCTGGTGGGGCAAGAGCGTGCAGCCCTGGTACGACGAGACGATCCACACGCCGTTGTTCGTGTGGGACCCCCGTACCGGCGTGCGCGGTGAGCGTCGTGACGAGCTGGTCCAGACGATCGACCTCGGTCCCACGTTGCTGGAGTTCTTCGGCGTCGACCGGACGCCCGCGATGCAGGGCGTCCCCCTGCGCGAAGTGATCGAAGCCGGCCGACCCGTGCGCGAGTACGCCCTCTTCGGAGCCTTCGGCGGCCATGTCTCCGTCACCGACGGCCGGTACGTGTACATGCGCGCCTGCCGGGAACCGGGAAACCGCCCCCTGTACGAGCACACGCTCATGCCCACCCACATGCGCGGCTTCTTCAGCCACGACGAGCTGGCCAGCGCGAGCCTCCACCAGGGGTTCTCCTTCACCAAGAACGTGCCTGTACTGCGCACCGAGGGCCACGTCTTCAACGACCCCTACGCCTTCGGGACACTGCTCTTCGACCTGGACGATGATCCCCGGCAACAGCATCCGCTCGTCGACGACGAGATCGAACGCCGGATGGCTACGGCGCTGGTGCAGTTGCTCCGCGAGAGCGAGGCGCCGGAAAGTCAGTACGAACGTCTCGGCCTGCCCAAGGTCGGCCCGGTTGCTGACGACCACCTCCTGTGCGCCGACCAGCATGACCAGGTGCAGGCGTCGCGGAGAGGAGCGCCGCCGGTCGACGAGTTCCCGGACTCTCCCTTCGGGGTCCGCACTCGGGTCAAGGACCTGCTCGCCCACCCGCCGTCCGCTGACGTCCTGCGTCGTCACTGCAAACCGGTCGCGGTCGGCCCCTTCGGTCGGGTCTGCGGCGAGATCTCGCTGTACCGGGCGGCCACCAGCCTGATCGGAGTGCTGCCGTGGGACGTCCTGCGCACGATCGCTGCGGAGTTGGCCGAGCTGCCTCCCGCCGAGGCAATCAACCGGGACGCAGACCCGGCGGAGCAGCTGAGCGACCGCACACGCCCGACATGGTCCTGACCCACCGACGCGGCGCTGAGCTGGTTGACGCGAGACCCACCTCGTGACAGCGCTCCTCGTCATCGCTGTGCTCGTCGCCTCCGCCGTCCAGCGACTCACTGGGATCGGGTTCGCCATGCTCGTGGCCCCCTTCGCCGTCCTAGCCCTTGGCCCCGGCCCCGGAGTGGTCCTGGTGAACGCTCTGGGTATCGTCTCGGCCGTCCTCGTGATGGTGCGGGTCCGGCAGGACATTCACTGGCCGGCAGTCGGTGGGCTGCTGCCGTCCGCCGCGGTCGGCGTTCTGCTCGGTGTGGTCATCACTCGAGCCCTTTCCGTGGCGGCAGCCCAGATCGCCGCCGGAGCAGTGATCATGCT
This DNA window, taken from Kineosporiaceae bacterium SCSIO 59966, encodes the following:
- a CDS encoding sulfatase, translated to MRAIVVMFDSLNRRYLPPYHPDCGIAAPNFERLARNSVRFENAYAGSMPCMPARRELHTGRYNFLHRGWGPLEPFDDSVPALLGDAGVTTHLATDHMHYWEDGGATYHTRYGTCSLIRGQQGDPWKGRVADPPVPDSLRVNRSGTWRQDRVNRLYLNGVPDHPQTRTFDAGLEFVRDNASEQDWFVQIETFDPHEPFFSDPSFLAMYGGNDTSVPEYDWPDYAQVTESEDVQANVRRHYAALVSMCDASLGRVLDAMDELELWDDTLLVVCTDHGFLLGEQGWWGKSVQPWYDETIHTPLFVWDPRTGVRGERRDELVQTIDLGPTLLEFFGVDRTPAMQGVPLREVIEAGRPVREYALFGAFGGHVSVTDGRYVYMRACREPGNRPLYEHTLMPTHMRGFFSHDELASASLHQGFSFTKNVPVLRTEGHVFNDPYAFGTLLFDLDDDPRQQHPLVDDEIERRMATALVQLLRESEAPESQYERLGLPKVGPVADDHLLCADQHDQVQASRRGAPPVDEFPDSPFGVRTRVKDLLAHPPSADVLRRHCKPVAVGPFGRVCGEISLYRAATSLIGVLPWDVLRTIAAELAELPPAEAINRDADPAEQLSDRTRPTWS